One Halichoerus grypus chromosome 1, mHalGry1.hap1.1, whole genome shotgun sequence genomic region harbors:
- the POPDC2 gene encoding popeye domain-containing protein 2 isoform X2, translating into MSANSQAVSQLLWQGPVCVGWKRDLEGAVYHLANCLLLLGFMGGSGVYGCFYLFGFLGTGYVCCVMWGWFDACGLDIILWSFLLAMACVLQLAYLIYRLRRNTLPEEFEVLYKTLCLPLQVPLQVYKEIVHCCEEQVLTLATEQTYAVEGETPINRLSLLLSGRVRVSQDGQFLHYIFPYQFMDSPEWESLQPSEEGVFQVTLTAETPCSYISWPRKSLHLLLTKERYISHLFSALLGYDISEKLYALNDKLFAKFGLRFDIRLPSLYHVLGPAASDTGPESEKDDEEAHEPAMPSSAQQTPPRSPLLASAGPPAPPSRARMSRPDSGVLASRTPLHSYSKVTSRGQAPLAPTHTPEL; encoded by the exons ATGAGTGCTAACAGCCAGGCCGTGAGCCAGCTTCTCTGGCAGGGCCCCGTGTGCGTTGGCTGGAAGCGGGATCTGGAAGGGGCCGTCTACCATCTGGCCAACTGCTTGTTGCTCCTGGGCTTCATGGGGGGCAGCGGGGTGTATGGATGCTTCTACCTCTTTGGCTTCCTGGGCACGGGCTACGTGTGCTGTGTGATGTGGGGCTGGTTTGATGCTTGCGGCCTGGACATTATCCTCTGGAGCTTCCTGCTGGCAATGGCCTGCGTGCTCCAGCTGGCTTACCTGATCTACCGCCTGCGCAGGAACACCCTCCCCGAGGAGTTCGAAGTCCTCTACAAGACACTGTGTCTACCCCTGCAGGTGCCTCTGCAGGTGTACAAGGAGATTGTTCACTGCTGTGAGGAGCAGGTCTTGACTCTGGCCACTGAGCAGACTTATGCTGTGGAGGGCGAGACACCCATCAACCGCCTGTCCCTGCTACTGTCTGGCCG GGTTCGTGTGAGCCAGGATGGGCAGTTTCTGCACTACATCTTCCCTTACCAGTTCATGGACTCTCCTGAGTGGGAATCGCTGCAGCCTTCGGAGGAGGGAGTGTTCCAG GTCACTCTGACTGCCGAGACCCCATGTAGCTACATTTCCTGGCCCCGGAAAAGTCTCCACCTTCTTTTGACCAAAGAGCGATACATTTCCCACCTCTTCTCGGCCCTGCTGGGCTATGACATCTCAGAGAAGCTCTACGCTCTCAATGACAAGCTCTTTGCCAAGTTTGGGCTGCGCTTCGACATCCGCCTCCCCAGCCTCTACCACGTCCTGGGGCCTGCGGCCTCCGATACAGGGCCAGAGTCGGAGAAGGATGATGAGGAAGCCCATGAACCAGCCATGCCCTCATCCGCCCAGCAAACACCCCCTCGCTCTCCTCTTCTGGCTTCTGCCGGCCCCCCTGCACCTCCTTCCCGGGCCAGGATGTCCAGGCCTGACAGCGGCGTCCTGG CTTCTAGAACTCCTCTCCATAGTTACTCTAAAGTTACGTCCAGGGGACAGGCCCCCTTGGCTCCAACCCACACTCCTGAACTTTAA
- the POPDC2 gene encoding popeye domain-containing protein 2 isoform X1 — translation MSANSQAVSQLLWQGPVCVGWKRDLEGAVYHLANCLLLLGFMGGSGVYGCFYLFGFLGTGYVCCVMWGWFDACGLDIILWSFLLAMACVLQLAYLIYRLRRNTLPEEFEVLYKTLCLPLQVPLQVYKEIVHCCEEQVLTLATEQTYAVEGETPINRLSLLLSGRVRVSQDGQFLHYIFPYQFMDSPEWESLQPSEEGVFQVTLTAETPCSYISWPRKSLHLLLTKERYISHLFSALLGYDISEKLYALNDKLFAKFGLRFDIRLPSLYHVLGPAASDTGPESEKDDEEAHEPAMPSSAQQTPPRSPLLASAGPPAPPSRARMSRPDSGVLGEDSTSLVLEDFEEVSGSESFMDYRSDGEYMR, via the exons ATGAGTGCTAACAGCCAGGCCGTGAGCCAGCTTCTCTGGCAGGGCCCCGTGTGCGTTGGCTGGAAGCGGGATCTGGAAGGGGCCGTCTACCATCTGGCCAACTGCTTGTTGCTCCTGGGCTTCATGGGGGGCAGCGGGGTGTATGGATGCTTCTACCTCTTTGGCTTCCTGGGCACGGGCTACGTGTGCTGTGTGATGTGGGGCTGGTTTGATGCTTGCGGCCTGGACATTATCCTCTGGAGCTTCCTGCTGGCAATGGCCTGCGTGCTCCAGCTGGCTTACCTGATCTACCGCCTGCGCAGGAACACCCTCCCCGAGGAGTTCGAAGTCCTCTACAAGACACTGTGTCTACCCCTGCAGGTGCCTCTGCAGGTGTACAAGGAGATTGTTCACTGCTGTGAGGAGCAGGTCTTGACTCTGGCCACTGAGCAGACTTATGCTGTGGAGGGCGAGACACCCATCAACCGCCTGTCCCTGCTACTGTCTGGCCG GGTTCGTGTGAGCCAGGATGGGCAGTTTCTGCACTACATCTTCCCTTACCAGTTCATGGACTCTCCTGAGTGGGAATCGCTGCAGCCTTCGGAGGAGGGAGTGTTCCAG GTCACTCTGACTGCCGAGACCCCATGTAGCTACATTTCCTGGCCCCGGAAAAGTCTCCACCTTCTTTTGACCAAAGAGCGATACATTTCCCACCTCTTCTCGGCCCTGCTGGGCTATGACATCTCAGAGAAGCTCTACGCTCTCAATGACAAGCTCTTTGCCAAGTTTGGGCTGCGCTTCGACATCCGCCTCCCCAGCCTCTACCACGTCCTGGGGCCTGCGGCCTCCGATACAGGGCCAGAGTCGGAGAAGGATGATGAGGAAGCCCATGAACCAGCCATGCCCTCATCCGCCCAGCAAACACCCCCTCGCTCTCCTCTTCTGGCTTCTGCCGGCCCCCCTGCACCTCCTTCCCGGGCCAGGATGTCCAGGCCTGACAGCGGCGTCCTGGGTGAGGACTCCACCAGTCTGGTGCTGGAGGATTTTGAGGAGGTGTCGGGATCAGAATCGTTCATGGATTATAGGAGTGATGGGGAGTACATGAGGTGA